CCAGATGCGTCCGAGGATTgttaccattttcaaacATTTCAACgcgaatttttttcgccATCACCAGTTCCTGTTTTCGCGCCATTAAAGTCTTGGCATTTTGTTCCACGCCTTTGCCTCGCTCGAAATCCTCGAggacattttttcaaagaggtAAATTACTGGAAATGGCATTTCGCGAAATCTAGACCGAAGATCTCTGGGGATCTGTAAGGAACAAATACTTGACATAGAGAGGGcttaaataaaaagaaagttttcttgcttgccttgaaaaagaaatcaaagtcATTCCTTTTTGATGATTACCTTTCCTGGCCTCAAAGCCGATATAGCGTCGCTGAGGAGTGTTCTATGGCTATGACACACCTCTGAGACAGAAGTTCTCGACCCCATAGGATAGCGTGCCTGATGCGGCAATGAATATTACAAGAGCGGGTAAGGTCTTGTCATCGGCTCGGCGGCTATTTAACAAAACGAAACAAGCAATTAGTAAAGGACCTTGGATTTGccactaaagaaaaattatcctTAAAGTCTGTTTGATAGCGtcttgaaagaaagaaggataCTGAGGAACATATTGAGAAGAGCCTGCAATGAACTTCATGAGCCCTAAGTTTTCGCTTACTGATGTTGAATATCCAGCTTGGTGtcaagatgatgaagtCCCGGTAACAATGCAAAAGATCAGGGAGATTTTTACACAGCTTACAGAGAAGTTTGGATTCCAGAAATCTTCTATGGAAAATATGTATCAGCATTTAATGGGACAGCTGGACTCCAGAGCAAGCCGTACGGGCGCTCAAAATGCATTAGTGTCGCTACATGTCTCGTATATTGGAGGCGAGCATGCAAATTATAGAAAATGGTATTTTGCCGCCCAGCTCGATCTAGATGAAGAGATTGGTTTTCAAAACATGCAACTACACGGGAAAGCACGCCAAAGGAATGTGAAAATGGCAAAGAAGAGAGGTGTTTCCATCAAGGAACAGATCAAGCAATGGAATGAGAAGGAACAAGAGTTCATCAACAATCATCCGAAGATAACTCTGACTCAAGAACAGTTAGAAGACCAGACGAATTTAAAAAGTGCGGATTATAAgtggaaattgaagatgaaaaagttgtCACCAGAAGAAATGATAAGACAGCTAGCCCTTTATTTACTTTGTTGGGGAGAGGCGAACCAAGTCAGGTTTGCTCCAGAATGCCTTTGTTTTATCTTTAAATGTGCACTTGATTATGACATTAGTACATTgagtgaagaaaaaccaatGAACATGCCAGAATACACGTACTTAAATGAAGTTATCACACCTTTATACGAATTTCTAAGGGACGAAGTATACAAAAAAGATGCCAAGGGAAactggaaaagaagagaaaaggacCATAAGAATATTATTGGTTATGATGACATCAACCAACTGTTTTGGTATCCGGAGGGCTTTGAACGTATTATCTTAACCAATGGGGAACGGCTGGTAGACAAACCACTAGAGGAGAGGTATCTTTATTTCAAAGACGTTGCTTGGTCAAAAGTATTCTATAAAACTTATAGAGAGACCAGAAGTTGGAAGCATTGTTTCACAAATTTTAATAGATTCTGGATCATTCATTTTGCACCGTTTTGGTTTTTTACCACTTTTAATTCCCCTACTTTGTATACCAAGAACTACGTGCAGTTATTAAATAATCAACCTACACCTCAAGTTAGACTTTCCGTTATTGCCTTTGGAGGAACAATATCATGTTTAGTTCAAATACTTGCTACCATATTCGAGTGGGGGTTTGTTCCTCGGGAATGGCCAGGAGCTCAACATCTGTCACGCAGAATGACCGGCCTACTGCTTTGTCTCGCAATTAATCTAGGGCCGTCCATATATGTCTTGGGATTTTTTGAGTGGGACGTCCATTCGAAATCTGCATATATTGTGTCCATCACTCAGTTAATTATTGCACTTTTAACtacccttttttttgctatCAGGCCCTTGGGCGGCCTATTTCGTCcatatttgaataaagaTAAAAGGCATCGAAGGTATATTTCATCGCAAACTTTTACTGCTTCATTTCCCAAACTAACAGGACGGAGCAAATGGTTTTCTTATGGGTTATGGGTATTCGTATATTTGGCAAAATACAttgaatcttatttctttttgaccTTATCCCTTAGGGACCCCATCCGCGTCCTATCTATTATGGATCTATCCAGATGTCAGGGTGAGTATTTGCTGGGTCCGATTCTATGTAAATGGCAGGCTAAAATCACACTAGTTCTGATGTTGTTTTCGGATTTAGGTCTATTCTTTCTCGATACCTACCTTTGGTATATTATTTGTAACTGtattttttccatcatACTGTCATTTTCCCTTGGTACCTCAATTCTCACACCATGGAAAAATGTATATTCACGATTGCCTAAAAGGATatattccaaaattttaGCCACTTCAGAGATGGAtgtaaaattcaaagcaAAAATACTAATATCTCAAGTATGGAACGCAATCGTTATATCGATGTATAGGGAACATCTTCTCTCCATTGAACATTTACAAAGACTTTTATTCCAGCAAGTGGACTCCTTAATGGGTGATACAAGAACCTTGAAATCTCCTACATTTTTTGTTGCCCAGGATGATTCAACTTTCAAATCCatggaattttttccttccaAATCAGAggcaaaaagaaggatatcattttttgctCAATCGTTGGCAACCCCCATTTCAGAGCCTGTCCCAGTGGACTGTATGCCAACCTTTACTGTCTTAGTTCCCCATTATTCggaaaaaattcttttggGTTTAAAGGAAATTATCAGAGAAGAATCTCccaaaagcaaaattaCAGTGCTTGAATATTTGAAGCATCTACACCCTACAGAATGGGAATGTTTTGTTAAAGATACGAAATTATTGAGCatggaaaaaagttttttaAAAGAAGCGGTGAATAGTGAGAATGAGGATGGGCTGGAAATTTCAGATACTCCATACGATGTCGGATCTACTCCCCTTTCAGAGCGAAATAGTTCTCGAAAGCTATCCACTGAAGACGATCTTattaaggaaaaaattaatgacttgccattttcttattttggCTTCAACTCGTCTGAACCATCATACACGCTAAGAACAAGAATTTGGGCGTCCTTACGGACACAAACTTTATATCGAACCCTTTCAGGTTTTATGAATTACTCCAAAGCTATTAAACTGCTGTATCGGATTGAAAATCCCTCTTTAGTTAGCTTATATCATGGTAACTCTGAAGCTTTGGAAAACGATTTAGAAAA
The window above is part of the Saccharomyces kudriavzevii IFO 1802 strain IFO1802 genome assembly, chromosome: 13 genome. Proteins encoded here:
- the FKS3 gene encoding putative 1,3-beta-D-glucan synthase (similar to Saccharomyces cerevisiae FKS3 (YMR306W); ancestral locus Anc_5.14) — translated: MNFMSPKFSLTDVEYPAWCQDDEVPVTMQKIREIFTQLTEKFGFQKSSMENMYQHLMGQLDSRASRTGAQNALVSLHVSYIGGEHANYRKWYFAAQLDLDEEIGFQNMQLHGKARQRNVKMAKKRGVSIKEQIKQWNEKEQEFINNHPKITLTQEQLEDQTNLKSADYKWKLKMKKLSPEEMIRQLALYLLCWGEANQVRFAPECLCFIFKCALDYDISTLSEEKPMNMPEYTYLNEVITPLYEFLRDEVYKKDAKGNWKRREKDHKNIIGYDDINQLFWYPEGFERIILTNGERLVDKPLEERYLYFKDVAWSKVFYKTYRETRSWKHCFTNFNRFWIIHFAPFWFFTTFNSPTLYTKNYVQLLNNQPTPQVRLSVIAFGGTISCLVQILATIFEWGFVPREWPGAQHLSRRMTGLLLCLAINLGPSIYVLGFFEWDVHSKSAYIVSITQLIIALLTTLFFAIRPLGGLFRPYLNKDKRHRRYISSQTFTASFPKLTGRSKWFSYGLWVFVYLAKYIESYFFLTLSLRDPIRVLSIMDLSRCQGEYLLGPILCKWQAKITLVLMLFSDLGLFFLDTYLWYIICNCIFSIILSFSLGTSILTPWKNVYSRLPKRIYSKILATSEMDVKFKAKILISQVWNAIVISMYREHLLSIEHLQRLLFQQVDSLMGDTRTLKSPTFFVAQDDSTFKSMEFFPSKSEAKRRISFFAQSLATPISEPVPVDCMPTFTVLVPHYSEKILLGLKEIIREESPKSKITVLEYLKHLHPTEWECFVKDTKLLSMEKSFLKEAVNSENEDGLEISDTPYDVGSTPLSERNSSRKLSTEDDLIKEKINDLPFSYFGFNSSEPSYTLRTRIWASLRTQTLYRTLSGFMNYSKAIKLLYRIENPSLVSLYHGNSEALENDLENMASRKFRMVVAMQRYAKFNKDEIEATELLLRAYPNMFISYLLEDLDESTSERTYYSCLTNGYAEFDEENGLRKPTFKIRLSGNPILGDGKSDNQNHSIIFYRGEYIQVIDANQDNYLEECLKIRSVLSEFEELELNSIIPYIPGIEYEEEPAPIAIVGSREYIFSENIGVLGDIAAGKEQTFGTLFARTLAEIGGKLHYGHPDFLNGIFMTTRGGLSKAQRGLHLNEDIYAGMNAICRGGRIKHSDYYQCGKGRDLGFGSILNFTTKIGAGMGEQLLSREYYYLGTQLPMDRFLSFFYAHPGFHLNNLFISFSVQLFFVLLLNLGALNHETIACFYNKNAPITNLETPVGCYNIQPALHWVSIFVLSIFIVFFIAFAPLLIQEVLEKGIWRAASRFLHHLLSMAPLFEVFVCQVYSNSLLMDLTFGGAKYISTGRGFAITRIDFSALYSRFVNISIYSGFQVFFMLLFAIISMWQPALLWFWITVISMCFAPFIFNPHQFSFMDFFIDYKTFMHWLFSGNTKYQKESWANFVKSSRSRFTGYKSKTVDDISEDSGHDSKKARFWNVFFAELFLPFCVFFFNFTAFSFTNAQTGVSDSKPTSSVFRLLLVTFLPIFINSILLFLLFWVSFFVVPGLSYCCKNAGAVIAFIAHTFSVLIYLLDFELMWFLQGWNFTRTLILLITCINLHLVLFKVFTTIFLTREYKNNRAHLAWWNGRWYNTGMGWSVILQPIREYFVKIMESSYFAADFFLGHFLLYIQMPIILLPFIDYWHTMVLFWMNPRNIIAHRRVFTRKQRILRSSIVSKYFSLYFIILTVFLFMLIAPFFASNFVPNTQEMLEGTLFEGIFQPNGQNNNDTGPNAPSTILTTTPPFPTFETVA